A single genomic interval of Aedes aegypti strain LVP_AGWG chromosome 1, AaegL5.0 Primary Assembly, whole genome shotgun sequence harbors:
- the LOC110674399 gene encoding LOW QUALITY PROTEIN: phosphatidylinositol-glycan biosynthesis class W protein-like (The sequence of the model RefSeq protein was modified relative to this genomic sequence to represent the inferred CDS: inserted 3 bases in 2 codons; deleted 1 base in 1 codon) — MDPLEYKTLHESSMQNNNDASALNVFLHIVPSYFTIVHTVQLXVASTAHITGRFAMEFSLVVLPFLLMVTVLHQLVVNIAVTLALVTGISVVHQMKNKTHLTPFVXGRRPQFMSATRALINLMTTVCIVAVDFQIFPRDLAKTETFGFGLMDVGVRLYKKNVFSNGIVYKADPERRSYLTRVNDVLVGCLPLCVLGVARFFVTQEIDYQQHVSEYGVHWNFFLTLAIVKFCGTLIMDAEKEPEIAKIIAITVLCCHEMMLHLGESRYVLNEEIGRVNFLDANQEGLASVPGYVALYLASTYIGSVMRPSVEIQPVKKFLRQAIKLSIIAGVCWKMIDVCEDMFGVSRRLANMGYVFWILSIGSTMSCRFLLLEIYFYYVRLEEPTTHPTLSHGLQNKYSENC; from the exons ATGGACCCGCTCGAGTACAAAACCCTACACGAAAGCTCCATGCAGAACAACAACGACGCCTCGGCGCTGAACGTTTTCCTGCACATCGTTCCGTCGTATTTTACCATCGTCCACACCGTCCAGCT CGTGGCATCGACCGCCCACATTACCGGCCGGTTCGCCATGGAGTTTTCACTGGTGGTGTTGCCCTTTCTCCTGATGGTCACCGTTCTGCACCAGCTGGTGGTCAACATTGCAGTGACATTGGCCCTGGTAACCGGAATTTCCGTCGTGCACCAGATGAAGAACAAAACCCACCTGACGCCGTTTG CGGGAAGGCGGCCGCAGTTCATGAGTGCCACCCGGGCCCTAATAAACCTGATGACGACCGTATGCATCGTGGCGGTGGACTTCCAGATATTTCCGCGGGATTTGGCCAAGACGGAGACGTTCGGGTTTGGGCTGATGGATGTTGGGGTGAGATTGTAT aaaaaaaatgtcttcagCAATGGAATCGTGTACAAGGCTGATCCGGAACGGAGATCGTATTTGACTAGGGTGAATGACGTCCTGGTGGGATGTCTGCCGTTGTGCGTGCTGGGAGTAGCTCGATTCTTCGTGACGCAGGAGATCGATTATCAACAGCACGTGTCGGAATATGGTGTCCATTGGAACTTTTTCCTTACCCTGGCGATCGTGAAATTCTGCGGAACACTGATCATGGACGCTGAAAAGGAACCGGAGATAGCCAAGATCATTGCCATAACGGTGCTGTGCTGCCACGAGATGATGTTGCACCTTGGCGAGTCGCGTTACGTTCTGAACGAAGAAATAGGACGAGTAAATTTCTTGGATGCCAATCAGGAAGGTCTGGCATCGGTTCCAGGGTATGTGGCCTTGTATCTGGCTTCAACATACATCGGCTCGGTTATGCGGCCATCGGTGGAGATTCAACCCGTTAAGAAGTTCCTCCGACAGGcgataaagctgagtatcattGCTGGAGTCTGCTGGAAGATGATCGACGTTTGCGAGGATATGTTCGGAGTTTCCCGACGATTGGCCAACATGGGATACGTTTTCTGGATCCTGTCTATCGGGTCGACGATGAGT TGCCGTTTCTTGTTGCTCGAGATCTACTTTTACTACGTGAGACTCGAGGAACCGACAACGCACCCAACACTGTCACATGGACTTCAAAACAAATACAGTGAAAATTGTTGA